The Pirellulimonas nuda genome includes a region encoding these proteins:
- a CDS encoding IS630 family transposase has translation MVDRRGKSAFKSDNTVGYRYLRPRPRHRKADPAQVEAFKQAWPERLDKIAAEHPGKRLRVYFQDESRFGQQGTNTNVWAEKGSRPTAVRQTEYEYLWVIGAVCPECLLELGGARRRAPQPAVEHADRQLILGAVRKTIPEGKHAVMIWDGAGFHTAGALRVPENVTLVKLPPYSPELNPIENLWRYLKSHFSSNRAYADYDALEAAAMAAWRVAVLDQDLVRSVCAAPYLDRATSNRKRTTPGRH, from the coding sequence GTGGTCGACCGGCGGGGGAAGTCGGCGTTCAAGTCAGATAACACCGTTGGTTACCGCTACCTGCGTCCCCGGCCGCGGCATCGCAAGGCAGATCCAGCGCAGGTCGAAGCGTTCAAGCAAGCGTGGCCCGAGCGCCTCGACAAGATCGCCGCGGAGCACCCAGGCAAGCGGTTGCGGGTCTACTTCCAGGACGAATCGCGGTTCGGCCAGCAGGGGACCAACACCAACGTCTGGGCCGAGAAGGGCTCGCGGCCAACGGCTGTGCGTCAGACCGAGTACGAGTACCTGTGGGTGATCGGCGCCGTGTGCCCCGAGTGTTTACTGGAGCTCGGCGGGGCACGCCGAAGGGCTCCTCAGCCCGCAGTTGAACACGCAGATCGTCAACTCATTCTTGGAGCTGTTCGCAAGACCATCCCCGAGGGAAAGCACGCCGTGATGATCTGGGACGGCGCAGGCTTCCACACAGCGGGCGCGCTGCGTGTGCCGGAGAACGTAACGCTGGTGAAGCTGCCCCCCTACAGCCCCGAGCTGAACCCGATCGAGAACCTCTGGCGCTACCTCAAGAGCCACTTCTCGAGCAACCGCGCCTACGCCGACTACGACGCCCTCGAAGCGGCCGCCATGGCTGCGTGGCGCGTCGCCGTCCTCGACCAGGACCTCGTCCGTTCGGTCTGCGCAGCTCCCTACCTCGATCGCGCTACTTCAAATAGAAAGCGTACAACCCCCGGTAGGCATTAA
- a CDS encoding DUF1501 domain-containing protein encodes MPYESSLSQAQGWNRRHFLQSAIGGLGSAAFASLSAPAPASSMRPGLPHLNPRAKRVIYLFQSGAPSQFESFDYKPTLTKLAGQELPDSVRGGQRLTGMTSDQASFPIAPSTFHFGRHGQCGAEVSELFPYTAKVADDLLIIRSMKTEAINHDPAITFCQTGSQIAGRPSMGAWVAYGLGSLNNDLPSYVVMVSRGTGRAAGQPLYDRLWGSGFLPSAYQGVKLRAAADPVLYLANPAGCGREQRRDLLDDLGRLNVIKHQQTGDPEILTRVSQYEMAFRMQTSVPELTDISDEPDHILDLYGPDVRRPGAYARNCLLARRMAERDVRFIQLYHMGWDQHNDLPDHMGKQCKDTDQASAALVTDLKQRGLLDDTLIVWGGEFGRTVYCQGELSKTNYGRDHHPRCFSMWMAGGGVRGGQTYGATDDFSYNIVEKPTEVHDLNATIMHLLGVEHTRLTYKFQGRDHRLTDVGGNVVHDWLS; translated from the coding sequence ATGCCATACGAATCCTCACTCAGCCAAGCGCAGGGCTGGAACCGGCGTCACTTTTTACAGAGCGCAATCGGCGGTCTGGGAAGCGCCGCGTTTGCATCGTTGTCGGCGCCGGCGCCCGCGTCGAGCATGCGGCCCGGGCTGCCCCACCTGAATCCGCGCGCAAAGCGGGTGATTTACCTGTTCCAGTCCGGCGCGCCGTCGCAATTCGAGAGTTTTGACTACAAGCCAACGCTCACGAAGTTGGCCGGCCAAGAACTCCCCGATTCGGTCCGCGGCGGCCAGCGGCTCACCGGGATGACCAGTGACCAAGCCAGCTTCCCTATCGCACCGTCGACCTTTCATTTCGGCCGTCACGGGCAGTGCGGCGCCGAGGTGAGCGAGCTGTTCCCTTACACCGCGAAGGTGGCGGACGACTTGCTGATCATCCGCTCGATGAAGACCGAGGCCATCAATCACGACCCGGCGATTACCTTCTGCCAGACCGGCTCTCAGATCGCCGGCCGTCCGAGCATGGGGGCGTGGGTGGCGTACGGCCTGGGGAGCCTGAACAACGACCTCCCCTCCTACGTGGTCATGGTTTCGCGTGGCACCGGTCGCGCCGCGGGCCAGCCGCTGTACGACCGGCTGTGGGGCAGCGGCTTCTTGCCTTCTGCCTACCAAGGGGTGAAGCTGCGCGCCGCCGCCGACCCGGTGCTCTACCTCGCCAACCCGGCTGGCTGCGGCCGGGAGCAACGTCGGGACCTGCTCGACGACCTCGGCCGGCTCAACGTGATCAAGCACCAACAGACCGGCGACCCAGAAATCTTGACTCGCGTGTCGCAGTACGAAATGGCGTTTCGGATGCAGACATCCGTGCCCGAACTTACTGACATCTCGGACGAGCCGGATCACATCCTCGACCTCTACGGCCCGGACGTCCGCCGGCCGGGCGCCTACGCCCGCAATTGCCTGCTGGCTCGACGCATGGCGGAGCGCGATGTTCGATTCATTCAGCTCTACCACATGGGCTGGGATCAGCACAACGATCTGCCCGACCACATGGGCAAGCAGTGCAAAGATACGGACCAGGCCTCCGCGGCCTTGGTGACTGACCTGAAACAACGTGGCCTGCTGGACGACACGCTGATCGTCTGGGGAGGAGAGTTCGGGCGAACCGTCTACTGCCAAGGCGAGCTTAGCAAAACCAACTATGGTCGTGACCACCACCCCCGGTGTTTCAGCATGTGGATGGCCGGCGGCGGCGTCCGCGGCGGTCAAACCTACGGCGCCACCGACGACTTTTCCTACAATATCGTCGAGAAGCCCACGGAGGTTCACGACCTTAACGCGACGATCATGCACTTGTTGGGCGTGGAGCACACCCGCCTCACGTACAAGTTCCAGGGCCGTGACCACCGCCTCACAGACGTGGGTGGCAATGTGGTTCACGATTGGCTTTCCTGA
- a CDS encoding PSD1 and planctomycete cytochrome C domain-containing protein, with translation MFQTHFDRLPNAGMLVSSDRVRGARTRSRPTSREWRRPTLSVIAGVVALAAATLVRADESARGFAYQVQPVLSDKCFSCHGPDEEKRPTDLRLDREAGVSEAFAGGDFSQSEAWRRITSTDPELMMPPPGQHKPFTRPQLEAVRGWMSKGSQWSPHWAFVAPEKLEPPRGFAEHPIDAFVRRRLAAGDLVPAPRASKEKLLRRATLDLHGLPPTLGEIDAFVADDSREAWDRVLDRLLASPRYGERMAVAWLDGARYADTNGYQNDFSRTMWPWRDWVIDAFNKNMPFDRFAIEQLAGDLLPDATDAQRLATAFNRNNRTVTEGGSISEEWRVENVIDRVETTSAVFLGLTMGCARCHDHKFDPITQEEFYGFFAFFNSVDELGVYNEARGNVGPVVECADDAQRVEMARLEERVAEQARLLESLQKKEQGDEAARLAAPSDIDSVAADGDAKLAPREGARLVAELRAQLEAAQREADDYRKTVPTCMVMQELPQPRQAYVLKRGEYDKADPGRPVSPAVPAFLGRLPTGRNDRLALAKWITARDNPLTARVVVNRLWSRFFGQGLVKTEENFGVQSDPPSHPDLLDWLAVELIDSGWDLRHAIRLIMTSETYRQSSAVAAEQYASDPTNATLARGPRHRLQAEFVRDNALSISGLLAPRIGGPSVFPYQPEGLWDELAGGANQGPYTQATDEGLYRRSLYTYRKRTVPHPTMTTFDSPSFEVCTVKRTITNTPLQALALLNDTTYVETARELGARMLKEGGDDKAARVRFGFRLCTSRDPSAEELGLLVKALDKYHSRYQGDQDAAELLLKVGASPAYPSTDPPELAAYASLGSLLLNLDETISVE, from the coding sequence ATGTTCCAGACACACTTCGACCGCTTGCCGAACGCAGGAATGCTGGTTTCGAGCGACCGCGTGCGTGGCGCACGCACGCGGTCGCGGCCGACTTCGCGGGAGTGGCGCCGGCCGACGCTGAGTGTAATTGCTGGCGTAGTCGCGCTCGCCGCTGCGACGCTGGTTCGGGCGGACGAGTCGGCGCGTGGGTTTGCGTACCAGGTCCAGCCGGTCCTGTCCGACAAGTGCTTCTCCTGCCACGGGCCCGACGAGGAGAAGCGCCCCACGGATCTGCGGCTGGATCGCGAGGCAGGGGTGAGCGAAGCGTTCGCAGGGGGCGACTTCTCGCAGAGCGAAGCCTGGCGGCGCATTACCTCTACCGACCCCGAGCTGATGATGCCTCCGCCGGGGCAGCACAAGCCATTCACTCGGCCGCAGCTTGAAGCGGTGCGGGGATGGATGTCGAAAGGCTCCCAGTGGTCACCGCACTGGGCGTTTGTGGCCCCGGAAAAGTTGGAGCCCCCCCGCGGCTTCGCGGAACATCCGATCGACGCTTTCGTGCGCCGGCGACTCGCGGCGGGGGACCTCGTGCCCGCGCCACGAGCCAGTAAAGAGAAGCTGCTGCGCCGCGCGACGCTCGACTTGCACGGGCTGCCGCCGACTCTGGGAGAGATCGACGCCTTTGTCGCGGACGATTCCCGGGAGGCTTGGGACCGGGTGCTAGACCGATTGCTGGCTTCGCCCCGGTACGGCGAGCGGATGGCGGTCGCGTGGCTCGACGGCGCGCGCTATGCGGACACCAACGGTTACCAGAACGACTTCAGCCGGACCATGTGGCCGTGGCGAGACTGGGTGATCGACGCGTTCAACAAGAACATGCCGTTCGACCGGTTTGCGATCGAGCAGCTCGCGGGCGACCTATTGCCCGATGCTACGGACGCCCAGCGGCTAGCGACCGCCTTTAACCGCAACAACCGCACCGTCACCGAGGGGGGGTCGATCTCGGAAGAATGGCGCGTAGAGAACGTGATCGATCGCGTCGAAACGACCTCGGCGGTATTCCTTGGCCTGACGATGGGCTGCGCTCGATGCCACGACCACAAGTTTGATCCGATCACTCAGGAAGAGTTCTACGGCTTCTTCGCGTTCTTCAACAGCGTCGATGAACTGGGCGTCTACAACGAAGCACGTGGCAACGTAGGGCCAGTTGTCGAGTGTGCCGATGATGCCCAGCGCGTAGAAATGGCGCGACTGGAGGAGCGTGTGGCCGAGCAAGCCCGACTGCTCGAGTCCCTTCAGAAGAAGGAGCAGGGTGACGAAGCGGCTCGGTTGGCTGCGCCGAGCGATATCGATTCAGTGGCGGCGGATGGAGACGCGAAACTCGCTCCACGCGAGGGCGCCCGCTTGGTGGCAGAGCTCAGAGCTCAGCTGGAAGCCGCGCAGCGCGAGGCCGACGACTACCGCAAGACCGTGCCGACCTGCATGGTCATGCAGGAGCTGCCCCAGCCGCGGCAGGCTTACGTGCTCAAGCGGGGCGAGTACGACAAGGCCGATCCAGGTCGGCCCGTCTCACCCGCGGTTCCGGCCTTTCTGGGTCGGCTTCCGACGGGCCGCAACGACCGCTTGGCGCTGGCCAAGTGGATCACCGCGCGCGACAACCCGCTCACCGCCCGGGTGGTCGTCAACCGATTGTGGAGCCGCTTCTTCGGCCAAGGACTGGTGAAGACCGAGGAGAATTTCGGCGTGCAGAGTGATCCGCCCTCCCACCCGGACCTGCTCGATTGGCTGGCTGTCGAACTGATAGATTCAGGCTGGGACCTGCGGCACGCGATCCGCCTGATAATGACCAGCGAGACGTACCGGCAATCGTCGGCCGTCGCGGCGGAGCAGTACGCTAGCGATCCCACCAATGCGACCTTGGCGCGCGGCCCTCGACATCGCTTGCAGGCAGAATTTGTGCGCGACAATGCCTTGTCGATCAGCGGGTTGCTGGCGCCGCGTATCGGCGGGCCATCGGTGTTTCCCTATCAACCAGAAGGTTTATGGGACGAGCTCGCCGGGGGGGCCAACCAAGGACCGTACACACAGGCTACCGACGAGGGGCTGTACCGCCGCTCACTGTACACGTACCGCAAGCGTACGGTCCCGCACCCAACGATGACGACGTTCGATTCTCCCAGCTTCGAGGTCTGCACCGTCAAGCGCACCATCACTAATACGCCGCTGCAGGCGCTGGCGCTGCTTAACGACACTACCTATGTAGAAACGGCCCGCGAACTGGGTGCACGGATGCTCAAGGAGGGCGGCGACGACAAGGCCGCGCGCGTCCGATTCGGCTTCCGCTTGTGTACCTCGCGGGACCCGTCCGCGGAAGAGCTGGGCCTGTTAGTCAAGGCGCTGGATAAGTACCACTCAAGGTATCAGGGCGATCAAGACGCCGCGGAGCTGCTGCTCAAGGTCGGCGCGTCGCCGGCCTATCCGAGCACGGATCCGCCGGAGCTTGCCGCGTACGCTTCCCTTGGCAGCCTGCTGCTCAACCTGGACGAAACCATCTCCGTAGAGTAG
- a CDS encoding LacI family DNA-binding transcriptional regulator produces MFRLLEKGIRSGQYGLGSQLPTEAILVEQLGYSRPTIARAMRDLQDLGLIERRPGAGSFVRRGSAKKNAAATLGLLVPELGCGDIFDPICAQIARRVQREQIGLMWGDAGASQLHATGGVGRLDAHPEAAVHAAERLIVQAVSGVFFVPLSGPGLDAQTNQHILKLFASAGVSVVLLDRDIEGFPARSEFDLVSVDHLQGQYRLTEHIVAAGHRRIVYLQWPGHTDSLLKRVSGMRACLAASGCEGLVIKGDAADTRFIGDLIDAHSPDVIMCENDMVATRLMQTLAGLDVKVPADLSVAGFNDISLAQHLSVPLTTVRQPCQDLGDAAVEAMRLRIEEPRRPPRTMLLDAQLAVRESVAQR; encoded by the coding sequence GTGTTTCGACTGCTCGAAAAGGGGATCCGGTCCGGGCAGTACGGGCTCGGCTCGCAGCTCCCTACCGAAGCCATATTGGTCGAGCAGCTGGGATATTCCCGTCCGACCATTGCTCGTGCGATGCGCGACCTGCAGGACCTCGGGCTCATCGAGCGGCGGCCGGGGGCGGGTAGTTTTGTGAGACGCGGCTCCGCTAAGAAGAACGCCGCGGCGACGCTGGGACTACTGGTTCCAGAGCTGGGCTGCGGAGACATCTTCGATCCCATTTGCGCCCAGATCGCGCGCCGCGTGCAGCGCGAGCAGATCGGGCTGATGTGGGGAGACGCGGGCGCCTCGCAGCTGCACGCTACCGGCGGCGTCGGCCGCTTGGACGCCCACCCGGAAGCGGCGGTGCACGCAGCGGAAAGATTGATCGTCCAAGCCGTATCGGGCGTCTTCTTCGTCCCGTTGTCCGGTCCTGGGCTCGATGCGCAGACCAACCAGCACATCCTCAAACTCTTCGCCTCGGCCGGCGTGTCGGTTGTCTTGCTCGATCGCGACATTGAAGGGTTCCCGGCACGCAGCGAATTCGACCTCGTATCGGTCGACCACCTGCAAGGCCAGTACCGGCTCACAGAGCACATTGTCGCCGCTGGCCATCGAAGAATTGTCTACCTGCAATGGCCGGGGCACACCGACTCGCTCCTCAAACGCGTCTCCGGGATGCGCGCATGTCTGGCGGCTAGTGGCTGCGAAGGCCTGGTGATTAAGGGGGACGCAGCGGACACGCGGTTCATTGGCGATTTGATCGACGCCCACTCGCCCGACGTCATTATGTGCGAGAACGACATGGTCGCAACGCGCTTGATGCAGACCCTGGCCGGGCTGGACGTGAAGGTCCCGGCGGACCTCAGCGTCGCGGGCTTTAACGATATTTCACTCGCACAGCACCTGAGCGTCCCCCTGACCACCGTCCGCCAGCCCTGCCAAGACTTGGGCGACGCGGCGGTAGAAGCGATGCGTCTGCGTATCGAAGAACCGCGGCGGCCGCCCAGGACGATGTTGCTGGACGCGCAGCTGGCGGTGCGGGAGTCGGTCGCGCAGCGATAG
- a CDS encoding DUF1559 family PulG-like putative transporter, translated as MRKQHVRNCKAFTLVELLVVIAIIGVLVALLLPAVQSAREAARRTQCINQVKQLMLAMQNHVGARKVFPSGGFVSNPDLIDYMSGGKPAGPKTQGLSWAFQLLPYIEEDALHSAPQNSGATTRQAITDLLENSKVDGFYCPSRRGPTRNSHPDRNTQNWLIDYAAAHADFTRSDIGDATFDMMLEDARWCKARFVWAGLVNFNPFGSEVKRPVLTPSDPRRDYVGYWGVIVRSNGNTAQRFYTPITFARITDGSSKTIVLGEKRLQPSEYDTGNFEDDDKGWSDGWDWDVIRYGLCQPEQDGMNNPPTGQGNSIRASTFGSAHSGVFTAGFADGSARGMEYDIEPELFNRLCHRADGEIVSP; from the coding sequence GTGCGCAAGCAGCATGTTAGAAATTGCAAAGCGTTCACCCTGGTTGAGTTGCTGGTGGTGATTGCTATCATCGGGGTCCTGGTTGCCCTGTTGCTGCCTGCGGTTCAGAGCGCACGCGAAGCAGCCAGACGAACTCAGTGCATCAATCAGGTGAAGCAGCTGATGCTCGCCATGCAGAACCATGTCGGTGCACGGAAGGTGTTCCCCAGCGGCGGCTTTGTGTCCAACCCGGATCTGATCGACTACATGTCGGGCGGCAAGCCCGCGGGGCCGAAGACGCAGGGGCTTAGCTGGGCATTTCAGCTGCTTCCGTACATCGAAGAAGACGCGCTGCACTCGGCGCCCCAAAACAGCGGGGCGACCACCCGCCAGGCCATTACTGATCTGCTAGAAAACAGCAAGGTTGACGGCTTTTATTGCCCTTCTCGCCGCGGTCCTACCAGGAACAGCCACCCCGACAGGAACACCCAGAACTGGTTGATCGATTACGCCGCGGCCCACGCCGACTTTACACGATCGGACATCGGCGACGCCACCTTTGATATGATGCTTGAAGACGCCCGCTGGTGCAAAGCCCGGTTCGTGTGGGCCGGCTTGGTAAACTTCAACCCTTTTGGCAGCGAGGTCAAACGTCCGGTGCTCACTCCGAGTGATCCGAGACGAGATTATGTCGGCTACTGGGGCGTCATCGTGCGTAGCAACGGCAACACGGCCCAGCGGTTCTACACCCCTATCACGTTCGCAAGGATAACAGACGGTTCGTCAAAAACTATTGTCCTTGGCGAGAAGCGCCTGCAGCCTTCTGAGTACGACACGGGCAATTTTGAAGATGATGACAAAGGATGGTCCGACGGCTGGGATTGGGACGTCATCCGCTATGGTCTGTGCCAACCCGAGCAAGACGGCATGAACAATCCGCCAACGGGTCAGGGAAACTCGATCAGGGCAAGCACCTTTGGCAGCGCTCACAGCGGCGTCTTCACTGCCGGCTTCGCGGACGGTTCTGCACGGGGGATGGAGTACGACATCGAGCCCGAACTGTTCAACCGACTGTGCCATCGGGCGGACGGTGAAATCGTTTCCCCATAA
- a CDS encoding SPFH domain-containing protein: MNQGRKSKSANPTYRVVDARKSVTVADGVAHSIYREAQLALRAVVATRELDAFLADKDAVTEEFAETMRRRAVDLGLEAVSVTARGGLSAGPVQAFASAPATGSRSGPESR, encoded by the coding sequence ATGAACCAAGGAAGAAAGAGTAAATCAGCAAACCCTACGTACCGCGTGGTTGATGCACGCAAGTCGGTCACTGTGGCCGACGGCGTGGCGCACTCCATCTACCGCGAGGCGCAGCTTGCGTTGCGTGCGGTCGTGGCGACGCGCGAACTCGACGCGTTCCTGGCGGACAAGGACGCCGTGACGGAAGAGTTTGCGGAGACCATGCGTCGCCGCGCGGTGGACCTGGGTCTGGAGGCTGTGTCGGTCACCGCGCGAGGCGGCCTATCCGCGGGGCCGGTGCAAGCTTTCGCCTCAGCGCCGGCTACAGGCTCGCGAAGCGGGCCGGAGTCGAGGTGA
- a CDS encoding transposase translates to MCEDAGQPIVPGCTALGALLIKERMGLTDRETVEAIRENPYLQFFIGLEEFTQERPFDASTMVDFRKRFGEEGIQKIAEAIALAALPKSVASNADPNNADADNHDPYKPDEGVATPPPDHAPGAPAHRGQLIADATSAPADIRYPTDASLLNEAREKTDAIIDALHRPLVGKQPRPRTYRQKARRVFVGFAKKKQPGRHAIRRGEPPATRLFGPKFEGDRPSAGAPRRGAALQPESADLQEPVGRA, encoded by the coding sequence TTGTGCGAAGACGCCGGCCAGCCGATCGTGCCAGGCTGCACGGCGCTTGGCGCGCTGCTCATCAAGGAACGAATGGGGCTGACCGACCGCGAAACGGTCGAAGCGATCCGGGAGAATCCGTATTTGCAGTTCTTCATTGGCTTGGAAGAGTTTACGCAAGAGCGTCCGTTTGACGCCTCGACGATGGTCGATTTTCGCAAGCGGTTTGGCGAAGAGGGCATCCAGAAAATCGCCGAAGCGATTGCGCTGGCCGCGTTGCCCAAGAGCGTCGCGAGCAACGCGGACCCCAACAATGCCGACGCGGACAACCACGATCCCTACAAGCCTGACGAAGGCGTCGCGACGCCTCCCCCGGACCACGCTCCCGGCGCCCCGGCCCATCGCGGCCAGTTGATCGCCGACGCCACCTCCGCGCCGGCCGACATCCGTTATCCGACGGACGCCAGTCTGCTCAACGAAGCGCGGGAGAAGACCGACGCGATCATCGACGCGTTGCACCGGCCGCTGGTGGGCAAGCAGCCGCGACCGCGGACGTACCGCCAGAAAGCGCGTCGCGTGTTTGTCGGCTTCGCCAAGAAGAAGCAGCCAGGCCGCCACGCGATCCGCCGGGGCGAACCGCCAGCAACTCGGCTTTTTGGCCCGAAATTTGAGGGCGATCGACCGTCTGCTGGAGCACCCCGACGCGGCGCCGCTCTCCAGCCTGAGTCGGCGGACCTACAAGAGCCTGTTGGTCGCGCGTGA
- a CDS encoding DUF1559 domain-containing protein, protein MTGSPTSCPAQAPARAFTLVELLVVIAIIGILVALLLPAVQSAREAARRTSCVNGMRQLGISLHNYHNSHNIFPSNVNHIHGALAGQRDFASHMLLLAPYLEEAALTDKIDFCKPGSPGCIRPGDQLLGNLPIRQFVVPILQCPSDDKSGLVNPLDGVTSWASLASPGQVATTNYAGSMGSQVMESFAGFRLSTVVPSGGAQHDPDRDGEDWFNQNYNASRPCGTGPRNVRAGTNIRGDCADASTISGVFARATWSAKISQITDGTSSTIAIGEILPASSAFQWIRGWTLSEGLWFATTAPINFETDKDNAPKVAGGVTVMPGHNWELDFNTAMGFKSRHPGGANFVFADGSTHFLTDSIDYTTYQRLGARNDGEPTGFGE, encoded by the coding sequence ATGACCGGCTCACCGACTTCCTGCCCCGCGCAAGCCCCTGCACGTGCGTTCACGCTGGTAGAGCTCCTGGTCGTCATCGCGATCATCGGCATCCTGGTCGCGCTGCTGCTCCCTGCGGTGCAGTCGGCACGCGAGGCCGCAAGGCGTACGTCCTGCGTCAACGGCATGCGCCAGCTCGGCATCTCGCTGCACAACTACCACAACTCGCACAACATTTTTCCGAGCAACGTCAACCACATCCACGGGGCCCTCGCCGGCCAACGCGACTTTGCCTCGCACATGCTGCTCTTGGCGCCCTACCTTGAAGAGGCGGCGCTCACCGACAAGATCGACTTCTGCAAGCCGGGTTCACCCGGCTGCATCCGTCCGGGGGACCAACTCCTCGGCAACCTCCCGATCAGGCAGTTTGTTGTCCCGATCTTGCAGTGCCCCTCGGACGACAAGTCCGGCCTCGTGAACCCGTTGGACGGCGTCACCTCGTGGGCTTCGCTGGCGTCCCCCGGGCAGGTCGCGACCACCAACTACGCGGGCTCGATGGGGTCGCAAGTGATGGAGTCGTTCGCCGGATTTCGACTATCGACCGTCGTTCCCAGCGGTGGCGCCCAGCACGACCCCGACCGAGACGGCGAAGACTGGTTCAATCAGAACTACAACGCGTCCCGCCCCTGCGGCACGGGCCCACGCAACGTCCGCGCAGGAACCAACATCCGCGGCGACTGCGCCGACGCGAGCACGATCTCCGGAGTCTTCGCGCGGGCAACGTGGTCGGCAAAGATTTCGCAGATTACCGACGGTACTTCCAGCACGATCGCCATCGGCGAGATACTCCCCGCATCGTCGGCATTCCAATGGATCCGCGGCTGGACCCTCTCGGAGGGCCTGTGGTTCGCGACGACCGCCCCTATCAATTTCGAGACCGACAAAGACAACGCCCCCAAGGTCGCGGGTGGCGTGACCGTCATGCCGGGGCACAACTGGGAGCTCGACTTCAACACCGCGATGGGGTTTAAGTCCCGGCACCCGGGGGGCGCCAACTTCGTGTTTGCGGATGGCTCCACGCATTTCCTGACCGACTCGATCGACTACACCACCTACCAGCGGCTCGGCGCCCGCAATGATGGCGAACCCACGGGGTTTGGGGAATGA